From the Clostridiales bacterium FE2011 genome, one window contains:
- a CDS encoding glycosyltransferase family 2 protein, giving the protein MASILSACLVLYHCGDELTHALRCIQNADVDVDVYLADNTPDDPTAEKAEWLFPGVTVLPQKSNIGFGRANNAVLPHLQSKYHLIMNPDVTFEPSLLSRMIMYMEAHPNIAILTPRVLNEDGSEQYLPKKRISVHYLLGGLLENYGKLFRRWRADFTMADMDIRYPVPVEFATGCFLFIRTEIFKKLEGFDPRFFLYQEDSDLSRRILEERLGSIVYHPEMCVTHRWARENTRTFKGRMRQMVSVFKYFLKWGITW; this is encoded by the coding sequence ATGGCTTCGATTCTTTCTGCCTGCCTGGTGCTTTACCATTGTGGCGATGAGCTGACCCACGCCCTGAGATGTATTCAGAACGCCGATGTGGATGTGGACGTCTACCTGGCGGATAACACACCGGATGATCCCACCGCCGAAAAAGCCGAATGGCTGTTCCCGGGTGTGACCGTTCTCCCCCAGAAGTCAAACATTGGCTTCGGTCGTGCCAACAACGCGGTGCTTCCCCATCTCCAGAGCAAATACCATCTGATCATGAACCCGGACGTTACCTTCGAGCCTTCCCTGCTCAGCCGGATGATTATGTACATGGAAGCCCATCCCAACATCGCGATCCTGACGCCCCGCGTGCTGAATGAAGACGGCTCCGAGCAGTATCTTCCGAAAAAGCGGATTTCCGTCCATTACCTTCTGGGCGGCCTGCTTGAAAACTATGGCAAACTCTTCCGCCGCTGGCGCGCGGACTTCACCATGGCGGACATGGACATCCGCTATCCTGTCCCCGTAGAATTCGCCACAGGCTGCTTCCTGTTCATCCGTACTGAGATCTTCAAAAAGCTGGAAGGTTTCGATCCCCGTTTCTTCCTATACCAGGAGGATTCCGACCTGAGCCGCCGTATTCTGGAAGAACGCCTTGGCAGTATCGTTTATCATCCTGAAATGTGCGTCACCCACCGCTGGGCCCGTGAAAATACCCGCACCTTCAAAGGACGCATGCGTCAGATGGTTTCTGTGTTCAAGTATTTCCTGAAATGGGGGATC
- the xth gene encoding exodeoxyribonuclease III produces the protein MMKLISWNVNGLRAVMGKGFMETFAALDADIFCLQETKLQEGQIDMDLPGYHQYWNYAEKKGYSGTAVFTRQEPLSVRYGIGTDAFDHEGRVITLEFPGFYFLTVYTPNSQDGLARLPYRMEWEDAFLAYIQKLDSEKPVIFCGDLNVAHQEIDLKNPKSNQHNAGFTQEERDKMTHLLSSGFVDTFRWFHPDARDEYSWWSYRFHAREKNAGWRIDYFIVSDRLKDRLESAGIHQEVFGSDHCPVELMLRND, from the coding sequence ATCATGAAACTGATATCCTGGAATGTGAATGGACTGCGCGCTGTGATGGGCAAGGGCTTTATGGAAACTTTTGCCGCACTGGACGCCGATATTTTCTGCCTGCAGGAAACCAAGCTGCAGGAAGGCCAGATCGATATGGATCTTCCCGGCTATCATCAGTACTGGAATTACGCGGAGAAAAAGGGCTATTCCGGTACCGCTGTTTTTACCCGGCAGGAGCCGCTGTCTGTCCGCTACGGAATCGGGACGGACGCTTTTGATCATGAAGGCCGGGTCATCACCCTGGAGTTTCCCGGGTTCTATTTCCTGACAGTTTATACGCCTAACTCCCAGGACGGACTCGCAAGACTGCCGTACCGGATGGAGTGGGAGGACGCGTTCCTTGCCTATATCCAAAAACTGGACAGTGAGAAGCCGGTGATCTTCTGCGGCGACCTGAATGTGGCACACCAGGAGATAGACCTGAAGAATCCGAAGAGCAACCAGCATAACGCGGGTTTCACCCAGGAGGAACGGGACAAGATGACCCACCTTCTGAGCAGCGGGTTTGTGGATACTTTCCGCTGGTTCCATCCGGACGCAAGGGATGAATACAGCTGGTGGAGCTATCGCTTCCATGCCCGGGAAAAGAACGCTGGGTGGCGTATAGACTATTTCATTGTTTCAGATCGTCTGAAAGACCGGCTGGAGAGCGCCGGTATTCATCAGGAGGTTTTCGGATCAGATCACTGTCCGGTGGAGCTGATGCTCCGGAATGACTGA
- a CDS encoding NYN domain-containing protein, which translates to MEESGFKEEGFFLSKFAVFVDLENCGAKVATLRSILEKVKIRGDILLGKVYGYTDKFGDLKEVLLSNTFTVVPSLRYGISQKNNADIQLVIDALEVAYKNELIDSFCIVSGDSDYTPLVGKLKSMGKFVLGISRSEAASNIFINACNEFQFLESVGKRNVEKPKRQKASVSTEEAADESELNKLLTTVLEEQDQDEIYASELKETLLRLRPDFNEKAYGCATFFKLLTKLANRFGDLRVHNDNFNVMVGLNSASDNGETIPQLTRENWKEAFAAQIRAYKEGGFDRVNPSILKADIITAYPDFTERAIGFKRFSDVMKQLEKDGLVIVEMDEQKTMLIKLL; encoded by the coding sequence ATGGAAGAAAGCGGCTTTAAGGAAGAAGGTTTTTTTCTGAGTAAATTTGCTGTTTTTGTTGACCTGGAGAACTGCGGCGCGAAGGTTGCTACCCTTCGGAGCATTCTTGAAAAAGTTAAGATCCGCGGCGACATCCTGCTGGGAAAGGTTTACGGCTATACGGATAAATTCGGCGACCTGAAGGAAGTGCTGCTGAGCAATACATTCACGGTTGTGCCGAGCCTGCGCTATGGAATCAGCCAGAAGAACAACGCGGATATCCAGCTGGTGATTGACGCGCTTGAGGTGGCCTATAAGAACGAACTCATCGACAGCTTCTGCATTGTGTCCGGTGACAGCGACTATACCCCGCTGGTCGGAAAGCTGAAGAGCATGGGTAAGTTTGTGCTGGGCATCAGCCGCAGTGAGGCTGCCAGCAACATCTTTATCAACGCGTGCAATGAATTCCAGTTCCTGGAATCTGTCGGCAAGCGCAACGTGGAGAAGCCGAAGCGCCAGAAGGCCAGCGTCTCCACAGAGGAAGCGGCGGATGAGAGCGAGCTGAATAAGCTGCTGACCACCGTGCTGGAAGAACAGGATCAGGATGAAATCTATGCCAGCGAACTGAAGGAAACCCTGCTGCGACTGCGCCCGGACTTCAATGAAAAGGCTTATGGCTGTGCCACCTTCTTCAAGCTGCTGACAAAGCTGGCAAACCGATTCGGCGACCTGCGGGTACATAATGACAACTTCAACGTCATGGTCGGCCTGAACAGCGCCAGTGACAACGGAGAAACCATTCCGCAGCTGACCCGCGAAAACTGGAAGGAAGCTTTTGCCGCCCAGATTCGTGCTTATAAAGAGGGAGGATTTGACAGAGTCAATCCTTCCATCCTGAAGGCGGACATCATTACGGCTTATCCGGACTTTACCGAGCGGGCGATCGGATTCAAGCGTTTTTCTGACGTGATGAAGCAGCTGGAGAAAGACGGCCTGGTCATTGTGGAAATGGACGAACAGAAAACCATGCTGATCAAACTGCTCTGA
- a CDS encoding lysoplasmalogenase: MLWMYAVCALSIFVCLPFFLYYKKALHMKLAAAFKSLGTLCAASLALTAAIRLDPQYWICFAALLFHAIADWILEFNMYIGAGFFIAGHICYIGFFTRLCPVAGFHLIAALCLLGIMVFLLWRWRKPIGKTMPLIAVYATILCLASACAIACFTINTLQGQLIAIGGALFFISDVMILARLLFTAGRSVDWLIMITYYAAQLLFGLSCLM; encoded by the coding sequence ATGCTGTGGATGTACGCTGTATGCGCTCTGTCCATCTTTGTCTGCCTTCCCTTCTTTCTGTATTACAAAAAAGCGCTGCACATGAAGCTTGCGGCTGCTTTTAAATCCCTTGGAACCCTCTGTGCGGCAAGTCTTGCGTTGACTGCCGCCATTCGTCTGGATCCGCAGTACTGGATCTGCTTTGCAGCCCTGTTATTTCATGCAATAGCAGACTGGATTCTGGAATTCAACATGTATATCGGCGCCGGCTTCTTCATTGCCGGGCATATCTGCTATATCGGTTTCTTTACCCGGCTCTGCCCGGTTGCAGGCTTCCACCTGATTGCAGCCCTCTGCCTGCTGGGAATCATGGTTTTCCTCCTCTGGCGCTGGCGGAAGCCCATCGGCAAAACCATGCCCCTCATCGCGGTCTATGCCACCATTCTCTGTCTCGCGTCAGCCTGTGCAATCGCCTGTTTCACCATTAATACTCTCCAGGGACAGCTGATCGCCATCGGCGGCGCGCTCTTCTTCATCAGCGACGTGATGATCCTCGCCCGCCTCCTTTTCACCGCCGGCCGTTCTGTCGACTGGCTCATCATGATCACCTACTACGCCGCCCAGCTCCTCTTCGGCCTCTCCTGCCTTATGTAA
- a CDS encoding CHAP domain-containing protein: MIKIKRALALMLVLILCCSTSLAAKKKATEYTAREITTEVVQDIPAEIQNMLDIAYEQLIETDGKNLKEKNKYTKWRNDYKFEWCGGFVTWCMLEAGIPMEEKNKIEDGEVEGLFHVKEAGVGKLYEGYAKLNRITRVPQKGYIAVYGNEGSGGSTPFYHVGLVYDVEKLSDGIYRITTIEGNVKGHTVKMYVRDYDLNKASDKKQKPKDMSLVPQEERDREETNIFSYGYAYTKKNMYITIFLMPWIPEESQESTEE, encoded by the coding sequence ATGATAAAGATAAAACGCGCCCTGGCGCTTATGCTTGTTTTGATCCTCTGCTGCTCCACTTCCCTGGCTGCGAAAAAGAAAGCCACGGAATACACAGCCCGGGAGATCACCACGGAAGTTGTCCAGGATATCCCGGCTGAAATCCAGAACATGCTGGACATTGCCTATGAGCAGCTGATTGAAACCGACGGTAAAAACCTGAAGGAAAAGAACAAATACACCAAATGGCGGAACGACTACAAATTTGAGTGGTGCGGCGGTTTCGTTACCTGGTGCATGCTGGAAGCCGGCATCCCTATGGAGGAAAAGAACAAGATTGAAGACGGTGAAGTCGAAGGTCTGTTCCACGTAAAGGAAGCCGGTGTCGGTAAGCTTTATGAAGGATATGCCAAGCTGAACCGGATTACCCGCGTACCCCAGAAGGGCTATATCGCCGTCTACGGCAATGAAGGCTCCGGCGGTTCCACGCCTTTTTATCACGTAGGCCTTGTTTACGATGTGGAGAAGCTTTCCGACGGCATTTACCGGATCACCACCATCGAAGGCAATGTTAAAGGACATACCGTAAAAATGTATGTCCGCGATTACGATCTGAATAAGGCTTCCGACAAAAAGCAGAAACCCAAGGATATGTCCCTTGTTCCACAGGAAGAACGTGACCGTGAGGAAACCAACATCTTCTCCTATGGCTACGCCTATACCAAGAAGAATATGTATATCACGATCTTCCTCATGCCCTGGATCCCGGAAGAATCTCAGGAGTCAACGGAGGAATAA
- a CDS encoding FtsW/RodA/SpoVE family cell cycle protein: MTKQKSSARFRFSGVMLFLALFFFLVPALQAGDYRLYMLAAGVPCAMLLCCTILARAFSLDRLILALSLFFCSVGIASLAMTVPDTALVQAVSCGIGIIVLIVGAILIRSLSGSLLTAISAAFLGLLLLAGKLIAPTFTLPVTQPALALLLIAFAVLLSREGPISAAGLGIAAAIQLLLRGETADALIWGLTILLLLFAADGRLLVVLPSLAAFVLLFYGMYTAHTPALVSQEALSADTLKTVGALGADLLPEGLSVPESGSLFSRLLGHYGLVFTGLTVLLYLPLILRGTTVASCARMRFHAILAMGICLLLGLYTLSSVLSFFGFLPFRGLEMPLMTTSLPSLCAHLFLAGILCGISGRNDSDLAEDAHLAMLAK; the protein is encoded by the coding sequence ATGACAAAGCAAAAATCCTCTGCCCGCTTCCGTTTCAGCGGCGTTATGCTGTTCCTCGCCCTGTTTTTCTTCCTGGTTCCGGCGCTGCAGGCGGGAGATTACAGGCTCTACATGCTTGCCGCAGGCGTCCCCTGCGCCATGCTGCTGTGCTGTACCATCCTTGCCCGGGCTTTCTCCCTCGACAGGCTGATCCTGGCCTTATCTCTCTTCTTCTGTTCCGTAGGGATCGCCTCCCTGGCCATGACTGTACCGGACACGGCCCTGGTTCAGGCTGTCAGCTGCGGCATCGGGATCATTGTCCTGATCGTCGGTGCCATCCTGATCCGTTCCCTGTCCGGTTCCCTGCTCACTGCTATATCCGCGGCCTTCCTCGGCCTGCTTCTGCTGGCCGGAAAGCTGATTGCGCCCACCTTCACCCTGCCGGTCACGCAGCCCGCGCTGGCTCTGCTGCTGATTGCCTTCGCCGTTCTCCTTTCCCGGGAAGGACCGATCTCCGCGGCTGGCCTCGGTATTGCCGCCGCTATCCAGCTGCTGCTCCGGGGTGAAACAGCGGATGCCCTGATCTGGGGACTCACGATCCTGCTGCTCCTCTTTGCAGCCGATGGTCGTCTGCTGGTTGTCCTGCCTTCACTGGCTGCCTTTGTGCTCCTGTTCTACGGCATGTACACAGCCCATACGCCTGCCCTTGTTTCCCAGGAAGCGTTATCTGCGGATACGCTGAAGACCGTCGGGGCCTTGGGAGCGGACCTGCTTCCGGAGGGATTGTCTGTTCCGGAATCCGGTTCCCTTTTCTCCCGCCTGCTCGGCCATTACGGCCTGGTTTTCACCGGCCTGACGGTGCTTCTGTATCTTCCCCTTATCCTGCGCGGAACCACGGTGGCTTCCTGTGCCCGGATGCGTTTTCATGCGATCCTTGCCATGGGAATCTGTCTGCTTCTGGGCTTATACACGCTGTCATCTGTCTTGTCGTTCTTCGGCTTCCTGCCCTTCAGAGGACTGGAAATGCCGCTTATGACAACGTCCCTTCCTTCACTTTGTGCCCATCTCTTCCTCGCTGGGATCCTCTGCGGTATTTCCGGCCGGAACGATTCTGACCTGGCAGAGGATGCCCATCTGGCCATGCTGGCCAAGTGA